In the genome of Limisphaerales bacterium, one region contains:
- a CDS encoding PQQ-like beta-propeller repeat protein: MKPTFIALLALCLPLTGADKKKPGTVLWEFKTGSSVLSSPAIGSDGTVFVGSFDDKLYAINGKSGVKLWEIETGNAVFSSPAIGSDGTVYVGSDDKKLYAINGKTGDKLWEFVTGGQVFSSPAIGSDGTVYVGSRDNSLYAINGKTGDKLWEFVTGGQVFSSPAIGSDGTVYVGSDDNKLYAIKTDSKGLAKSPWPMRGQNARHTGRAPKK, from the coding sequence ATGAAACCCACCTTCATAGCTTTGTTGGCTTTGTGTCTGCCTTTGACGGGTGCAGACAAGAAGAAACCCGGCACCGTCCTTTGGGAATTCAAAACGGGAAGTTCTGTGCTCTCCTCACCCGCCATCGGCTCTGATGGCACGGTTTTCGTCGGGTCATTTGACGACAAGCTCTATGCCATCAATGGCAAGAGTGGGGTCAAGCTATGGGAAATTGAAACGGGAAATGCTGTGTTCTCCTCCCCCGCCATCGGCTCTGATGGCACGGTTTACGTGGGGTCAGATGACAAAAAGCTCTATGCCATCAATGGCAAGACTGGGGATAAGCTATGGGAATTTGTAACGGGAGGTCAGGTATTTTCCTCCCCCGCCATCGGTTCTGATGGCACGGTGTACGTTGGGTCAAGGGACAACAGTCTCTATGCCATCAATGGCAAGACTGGGGATAAGCTATGGGAATTTGTAACGGGAGGTCAGGTGTTCTCCTCCCCCGCCATCGGTTCTGATGGTACGGTGTACGTTGGGTCAGATGACAACAAGCTCTATGCCATCAAGACCGACTCCAAAGGCCTAGCCAAAAGCCCGTGGCCCATGCGTGGGCAGAATGCGCGGCATACGGGGCGTGCACCCAAGAAATAA